A part of Ptychodera flava strain L36383 chromosome 11, AS_Pfla_20210202, whole genome shotgun sequence genomic DNA contains:
- the LOC139144234 gene encoding uncharacterized protein → MSWRFYPHNMKCVALGLILYAVAYLSPATTHPTPVNGCSSDCEKCTDFGQDIYPRFRCVKKMSTTNAKDDMVTPKPTKNPTPEPTPKSKAVDAERLQSTNQLSIYLHIGQYILQTIVIVLLLLVLYRKRRHPKNRLDAMFNHGNNNAERRREAIVQYSPHTGRTSTEYPEQGTALGTERCSQRNGDHSRDETAKSIDCTDQKMRHPDSFQTRV, encoded by the exons ATGAGCTGGCGGTTTTACCCACACAACATGAAATGTGTCGCCTTAGGTCTGATTTTATATGCGGTTGCTTATCTTTCACCCGCCACTACCCATCCTACTCCCGTTAATGGCTGTTCAAGTGACTGTGAAAAATGCACGGATTTCGGACAAGATATCTATCCTCGCTTTCGATGTGTCAAAAAAATGTCTACGACCAACGCAAAAGACGACATGGTTACTCCAAAACCGACTAAAAACCCAACCCCTGAACCAACTCCAAAATCAAAGGCCGTGGATGCTG AGCGTTTGCAATCGACCAATCAACTGTCGATATATCTTCATATTGGCCAGTACATCTTACAAACCATAGTCATAGTTTTACTATTACTGGTGCTATATCGGAAGAGAAGACATCCAAAGAATAGGCTAG ATGCCATGTTCAACCATGGTAACAACAATGCTGAGCGCAGACGAGAGGCAATTGTGCAATACTCGCCACATACGGGAAGAACTTCTACAGAATACCCGGAACAAG GAACAGCGCTTGGAACAGAACGGTGTAGTCAACGAAACGGAGATCACTCAAGAGATGAAACAGCCAAAAGCATTGACTGCACTGATCAAAAGATGAGACATCCTGACAGTTTCCAGACCCGCGTTTGA